From a single Okeanomitos corallinicola TIOX110 genomic region:
- a CDS encoding bifunctional sterol desaturase/short chain dehydrogenase, whose amino-acid sequence MILAQSFTIDGILVNNCLQFTVWSILSLLLAEIIRDSYHALCHQVTWLAKWHNKHHAAYRRDLSLVSQQAYIDSQLYHDIVESIILLVLLIIVALVGKQWGLWLGVAYSGTFLYGASLRYFQGTIDTDYNHLPGPLEAIPSVWLVNRTYHWRHHFDDVNAYYSGVFPLVDKILGTGLSLKGKTIALTGASGALGKALTSELINKYNAKVIALTTNPDKIDEQTGLKVINWQLGNEEQLKENLQKVDILIINHGINVYGDRTSTAIQNSYEVNTFSALRLIDIFSATVTGPQAKATKEIWVNTSEAEVSPALSPLYELSKRTLGDIVTLKRLDGNCVIRKLILGPFKSQLNPYGVMSAKQVAKGILFLAQRDFRNIIVTVNPLTYLLFPIKEFSTWLYYRFFSQGVNSNLNADKRR is encoded by the coding sequence ATGATCTTGGCTCAAAGTTTCACAATTGATGGGATTTTAGTAAATAACTGCTTACAGTTTACAGTCTGGAGTATTTTATCCCTATTACTGGCAGAAATAATCAGGGATAGTTACCATGCTTTGTGTCATCAAGTCACTTGGCTGGCAAAATGGCATAATAAACATCATGCAGCTTATCGTCGGGATTTATCTTTAGTATCTCAGCAAGCTTATATAGATTCTCAATTGTACCATGATATAGTTGAGTCAATTATCCTGCTAGTTCTATTAATTATCGTTGCCTTAGTGGGAAAACAATGGGGTTTATGGTTAGGTGTTGCCTATTCTGGAACATTTTTATATGGTGCATCTTTGCGATATTTCCAAGGTACAATAGACACAGATTATAATCATTTACCTGGACCTTTAGAAGCTATTCCTTCTGTGTGGTTAGTAAATAGAACCTATCATTGGCGACACCATTTTGATGATGTCAATGCTTATTATAGTGGTGTATTTCCTCTTGTGGATAAAATATTAGGAACTGGACTTTCTTTAAAAGGTAAAACTATTGCTTTAACTGGTGCTTCTGGTGCTTTAGGTAAAGCATTAACCAGCGAATTAATTAACAAGTATAACGCCAAAGTAATCGCTTTAACAACTAACCCTGATAAAATAGATGAACAAACAGGATTAAAAGTAATTAATTGGCAATTGGGAAATGAAGAACAGCTAAAAGAGAACTTACAAAAAGTTGATATTTTGATTATCAATCATGGGATAAATGTTTATGGCGATCGCACATCAACAGCTATTCAAAACTCCTACGAAGTTAACACTTTTTCTGCTTTACGATTAATAGATATTTTCTCAGCAACCGTCACAGGGCCTCAAGCAAAAGCAACTAAAGAAATTTGGGTTAATACTTCAGAAGCTGAAGTTTCACCGGCTTTAAGTCCTCTTTATGAATTGAGTAAACGAACATTAGGTGATATCGTGACTCTCAAACGTTTAGATGGTAATTGTGTCATTAGAAAATTGATTTTAGGTCCTTTTAAAAGTCAACTAAATCCCTACGGTGTCATGTCAGCTAAACAAGTGGCTAAGGGAATTTTATTTTTAGCGCAGAGGGATTTTAGAAATATCATTGTTACAGTTAATCCCCTAACTTATTTACTATTTCCCATTAAGGAATTTAGTACATGGTTATATTATCGTTTTTTTAGTCAAGGGGTTAATAGTAATCTGAACGCAGATAAACGCAGATAA
- a CDS encoding VWA domain-containing protein — MKVNLQLNLNDAGVDANQPSSQRQLAISISAIGETIDRSVPLNLCLILDHSGSMKGRSLETVKKAACLLVDRLSSQDRLSIVVFDHRAKVLIPNQVTEDREYIKQQINRLSADGGTAIDEGLRLGIEELAKGKKDTISQAFLLTDGENEHGDNNRCLKFAELAAGYNLTLNTLGFGDNWNQDILEKIADAALGNLSHIEQPEQAVDKFNSLFTRMQTVGLTNAYLLFSLMPNVRLAELKPVAQVAPDTIELPVQIEADGRFTVRLGDLMKDVERVVLANIYLGQLPEGRQAIANVQIRYDDPALEQTGLFSLNMPVYMNVERIYQPSINPQVQQSILALAKYRQTQLAETKLQQGDRTGAATMLQTAAKTALQMGDANAATVLQTSATRLQAGEELSESDRKKTRIVSKTVLQDAPPK; from the coding sequence ATGAAGGTTAACTTGCAACTTAATCTCAATGATGCTGGTGTGGACGCGAATCAACCTAGCAGTCAGCGTCAGTTAGCAATTTCTATTTCTGCGATTGGTGAAACTATAGATCGCAGTGTGCCATTAAATTTATGTTTAATTTTAGATCATAGTGGTTCGATGAAGGGGCGATCGCTGGAAACTGTCAAAAAAGCTGCTTGTTTGTTAGTGGATCGTCTGAGTTCTCAAGATAGATTGAGTATTGTAGTTTTTGATCATCGTGCTAAGGTGTTAATTCCCAATCAAGTCACTGAAGATAGAGAATACATTAAACAACAAATTAACCGTCTTTCTGCGGATGGGGGAACAGCAATTGATGAAGGTTTGCGGTTGGGAATTGAGGAGTTAGCTAAGGGTAAAAAAGATACGATTTCCCAAGCATTTTTACTGACTGATGGAGAAAATGAACATGGTGATAATAATCGTTGTTTAAAATTTGCTGAATTAGCAGCAGGATATAATTTAACTCTAAATACATTGGGTTTTGGTGACAATTGGAATCAGGATATTTTGGAAAAAATAGCTGATGCGGCTCTAGGAAATTTGTCTCATATCGAACAACCTGAACAAGCAGTAGATAAGTTCAATAGTTTGTTTACGCGGATGCAAACTGTAGGTTTGACTAATGCTTATCTGTTATTTTCACTGATGCCAAATGTGCGTTTAGCGGAATTGAAACCTGTAGCCCAAGTTGCTCCAGATACCATTGAGTTGCCAGTACAAATAGAAGCAGATGGACGGTTTACGGTCAGACTGGGAGATTTAATGAAAGATGTGGAACGGGTAGTATTGGCTAATATTTATTTGGGGCAATTGCCAGAAGGTAGACAGGCGATCGCTAATGTTCAAATTCGCTACGATGACCCTGCTCTGGAACAAACTGGATTATTTTCCCTGAATATGCCAGTTTATATGAATGTGGAGCGCATTTACCAACCGAGTATCAATCCCCAGGTGCAACAGTCAATTTTGGCTTTAGCCAAGTATCGCCAAACCCAGTTAGCGGAAACCAAACTTCAACAAGGTGATCGGACTGGGGCAGCGACAATGTTACAAACGGCGGCTAAAACGGCTTTGCAAATGGGAGATGCTAACGCAGCCACAGTATTGCAAACTTCGGCTACTCGTTTACAAGCTGGGGAAGAGTTATCAGAGAGCGATCGCAAAAAAACCAGAATTGTCTCAAAAACTGTTTTGCAGGATGCTCCTCCTAAATGA
- the purB gene encoding adenylosuccinate lyase: MIERYTLPEMGNLWNENYKLQTWLQVEIAVCEAQAELGYIPSEAVAEIKAKANFDPQRVLEIEAEVRHDMIAFLTNVNEYVGDAGRYIHLGLTSSDVLDTALALQLVASLDILWQRLEDLIQAIRNKAREHRYTVMIGRSHGIHAEPITFGFKLAGWLAEVLRHQERLQTLRKTIAVGKISGAVGTYANIEPRVEAIACAKLGLKPDTASTQVISRDIHADFVQQLGLVAASIERFAVEIRNLQKTDVLEVEEYFSKGQKGSSAMPHKRNPIRSERLTGMARLVRSHAGAALENVALWHERDISHSSVERVILPDACILTHFMLHEITELVTNLLVYPQNMERNLNCYGGVVFSQRVMLTLVDKGLNREEAYAIVQQNAHTAWNQPSGNFRDLINKDPRVTQQLSATEIEACFDPKHHLKHLDQVYQRLGI, translated from the coding sequence GTGATTGAGCGTTATACTTTGCCCGAAATGGGCAATCTGTGGAATGAAAACTATAAACTACAAACCTGGCTGCAAGTAGAAATAGCGGTTTGTGAAGCCCAGGCAGAGTTGGGTTACATTCCATCTGAAGCGGTGGCGGAAATTAAAGCCAAGGCAAATTTTGATCCCCAGCGGGTGCTAGAAATCGAGGCGGAAGTTCGCCATGATATGATTGCTTTCTTGACAAATGTCAATGAATATGTAGGTGATGCGGGGCGTTATATTCACCTGGGCTTAACCAGTTCAGACGTTTTAGATACAGCGTTGGCATTGCAATTAGTTGCTAGTTTGGATATCTTGTGGCAACGGTTAGAAGATTTAATTCAGGCAATTCGCAACAAAGCCAGAGAACACCGTTATACAGTGATGATCGGGCGATCGCACGGTATTCACGCTGAACCCATCACCTTTGGGTTTAAATTAGCTGGTTGGTTAGCGGAAGTATTAAGACACCAAGAACGGCTGCAAACTCTGCGGAAAACTATCGCCGTTGGTAAAATATCCGGTGCTGTGGGAACTTATGCCAACATTGAACCCCGTGTAGAAGCGATCGCCTGTGCAAAATTAGGACTCAAACCTGATACCGCTTCCACTCAAGTTATTTCCCGTGATATTCATGCCGACTTTGTACAACAACTAGGCTTAGTGGCAGCATCCATAGAACGCTTTGCAGTAGAAATTCGTAACCTGCAAAAAACCGACGTGTTGGAAGTAGAAGAATACTTTTCCAAAGGTCAAAAAGGCTCTAGTGCCATGCCCCACAAACGCAACCCCATTAGATCCGAAAGACTCACAGGCATGGCCAGACTTGTCAGAAGTCACGCTGGTGCAGCCTTAGAAAACGTAGCTTTATGGCATGAACGAGATATTTCTCACAGTTCTGTGGAACGGGTAATTCTCCCAGATGCTTGCATTTTAACCCATTTTATGCTGCATGAAATCACTGAATTGGTGACAAACTTGCTGGTTTACCCCCAGAACATGGAAAGAAATCTCAACTGTTACGGTGGAGTAGTGTTCAGTCAAAGAGTCATGTTGACTTTAGTAGACAAAGGACTAAACCGCGAAGAAGCCTATGCCATAGTTCAACAAAATGCCCACACAGCCTGGAATCAACCATCAGGTAACTTCCGTGACTTGATCAACAAAGATCCCCGTGTCACTCAACAGTTATCAGCAACAGAAATAGAAGCCTGTTTTGATCCAAAACATCATCTAAAACACTTAGATCAGGTTTATCAGAGATTGGGAATTTAA
- a CDS encoding DevA family ABC transporter ATP-binding protein translates to MNTTPAISVSNLNHYYGEGTLKKQILFDINLEIKPGEIVIMTGPSGSGKTTLLTLIGSLRSVQSGSLKILGKELAGANKNEMVKVRRNIGYIFQAHNLLGFLNAQQNVQMPFENDPQISFKEAQIKAAAMLKIVGLGERLNYYPDGLSGGQKQRVAIARALVHHPQLVLADEPTAALDSKSGRDVVNLMQKLAKEQGCTILLVTHDNRILDIADRIVKMEDGYLV, encoded by the coding sequence ATGAACACAACACCAGCAATTTCTGTATCTAACCTCAACCATTACTATGGAGAAGGAACATTAAAAAAACAAATCCTCTTTGATATCAACCTAGAAATAAAACCAGGAGAAATAGTTATCATGACTGGGCCTTCTGGTTCAGGTAAAACCACATTGTTAACATTAATTGGTAGTTTACGATCTGTACAAAGTGGAAGTTTAAAAATACTAGGTAAAGAATTAGCTGGTGCAAATAAAAATGAAATGGTAAAAGTGCGACGAAATATAGGTTATATTTTTCAAGCACATAATTTGTTAGGGTTTTTAAATGCTCAACAAAATGTACAAATGCCTTTTGAAAATGATCCACAGATTTCTTTTAAAGAAGCACAAATAAAAGCAGCAGCAATGTTAAAAATTGTCGGGTTAGGAGAAAGATTGAATTATTATCCTGATGGACTTTCAGGAGGACAAAAACAACGGGTTGCTATTGCGCGTGCGTTGGTGCATCATCCTCAATTGGTTTTAGCAGATGAACCCACAGCAGCTTTAGATAGTAAGTCTGGTAGAGATGTGGTGAATTTAATGCAGAAATTAGCTAAGGAACAAGGTTGTACAATTTTATTGGTGACTCATGATAATAGAATTTTAGATATTGCTGATAGAATTGTAAAAATGGAAGATGGTTATTTAGTATAA
- a CDS encoding RNA polymerase sigma factor SigF: protein MTKSESSVQCDAMELLQLYYHNPSIKLRNQLVKIHQGLVRKIAYKFNHQCGEPYEDLEQVGYFGLIRAIERFNPQHGYAFSSFAVPYIRGEILHFLRDRSTLLKIPRRCQELYNQGQNIRKELTLSLGRPVKDTEIAAHLNIPLHKWQECKLAIQNRTPISLDATPANYVDYQLTLADIIPCPRSTVLQQQEEEILQLQGAMNMLDEKPRMAVELILVNDFTRKDAAKKIGASPMTVTRYLHKGIQELISCLCPQTESEVMSA, encoded by the coding sequence ATGACAAAAAGTGAGTCCTCTGTGCAGTGTGATGCTATGGAGCTATTACAGTTGTACTATCACAATCCTTCTATTAAACTACGTAACCAACTGGTGAAAATACATCAAGGGTTGGTGCGGAAGATAGCTTATAAATTTAATCATCAATGTGGTGAACCCTACGAAGATTTAGAACAAGTAGGTTATTTTGGTCTAATTAGAGCAATTGAGCGGTTTAATCCCCAGCATGGATATGCTTTTAGTTCTTTTGCTGTACCTTATATTCGTGGTGAAATACTGCATTTTTTGCGCGATCGCTCTACTTTATTAAAAATACCCCGACGTTGCCAAGAACTTTACAATCAAGGACAAAATATTCGTAAAGAATTAACATTATCTTTAGGTCGTCCTGTCAAAGATACGGAAATAGCGGCTCATCTGAATATTCCTCTACACAAATGGCAAGAATGTAAATTAGCTATTCAAAATCGAACCCCTATAAGTTTAGATGCAACTCCAGCTAACTATGTTGACTATCAATTAACTCTGGCTGATATTATCCCTTGTCCTCGTTCTACTGTGTTGCAACAACAAGAGGAAGAAATATTACAGCTACAAGGGGCTATGAATATGTTAGATGAAAAACCCCGTATGGCTGTTGAGTTGATATTGGTGAATGATTTTACTCGCAAGGATGCAGCTAAAAAAATCGGTGCGAGTCCAATGACAGTTACTCGATATTTACATAAAGGTATTCAAGAGTTAATTTCTTGTTTATGTCCACAAACAGAGTCAGAGGTGATGAGTGCTTAG
- a CDS encoding SDR family oxidoreductase: MVAINTQTILITGASSGIGAACANTFARENPRLILAARRLEKLEQKAWELNKLHGAEVHLLQLDVCDRLAVESAINSLPEEWSEIDILVNNAGLSRGLDKLYEGDFQDWEEMIDTNIKGLLYLTRYIVPGMVKRGHGHIINIGSIAGHQTYPGGNVYCATKAAVKAISEGLKQDLLGTPIRVTSVDPGMVETEFSEVRFHGDTEKAKKVYQGLQPLTADDVADVVFFCATRPNHVNINEVILMPVDQASATLVNRQL; the protein is encoded by the coding sequence ATGGTTGCAATTAACACCCAAACTATATTAATAACTGGTGCAAGTAGTGGAATTGGTGCTGCTTGTGCTAATACTTTTGCTCGTGAAAATCCCAGATTAATTTTAGCAGCACGAAGGTTAGAAAAGTTAGAACAAAAAGCCTGGGAATTAAATAAATTGCATGGTGCAGAAGTTCATTTACTGCAATTAGATGTATGCGATCGCCTGGCTGTAGAATCTGCTATTAATAGTTTACCAGAAGAATGGTCAGAAATTGATATTCTTGTTAATAATGCTGGTTTAAGTCGCGGTTTAGATAAACTCTATGAAGGTGATTTTCAAGATTGGGAAGAAATGATTGATACCAATATCAAAGGTTTATTATATCTGACTCGTTATATTGTTCCTGGTATGGTTAAACGTGGTCATGGACATATCATTAATATTGGTTCTATTGCTGGACATCAAACTTACCCTGGTGGTAATGTTTATTGTGCTACAAAAGCCGCAGTTAAAGCTATTTCTGAAGGTTTAAAACAAGATTTATTAGGTACTCCTATCCGGGTGACATCTGTTGATCCTGGAATGGTAGAAACAGAATTTAGTGAAGTCCGTTTTCATGGAGACACAGAAAAAGCTAAAAAAGTTTATCAAGGACTACAACCTTTAACCGCTGATGATGTGGCAGATGTTGTATTTTTCTGTGCAACTAGACCCAATCACGTTAATATTAATGAAGTGATATTAATGCCTGTTGATCAAGCCAGTGCAACTTTAGTAAATCGTCAGTTATAA
- a CDS encoding VWA domain-containing protein encodes MKVQLLSALNDTNVDAAQLSNQRQLEISISAVADELDPSLPLNLCLILDKSGSMDGEPINTVIQAVEQLIDQLKPGDGVTPTSGDRISIVAFAGIAEVIIPNQVVKDAASIKAQLHKKLKAGGGTIIAEGLSLGITELLKGTKGAVSQAFLLTDGHGDNGLKLWKWEIGPNDSKRCLELAQKATRVNLTLNTFGFGDDWNEDLLEKIADAGGGTLAYIEHPQQAVDQFSRLFKRIQSVGLTNAYLLLSLVPGVRLAELKPIAQVAPETIELSVETETNGSYVFRLGDLMKDVKRVVLANVYLGQLPEGEQVIGHIQIRYDDPAISQEGLLSPLMPIYANITKTYEPALNPQVLQSILVLAKYRQTQVAEAKLELGDRTGAVTMLQTAAKTALQIGDTKAATVLQTSATRLQAGQELSEADRKKTRMASKTILKE; translated from the coding sequence ATGAAAGTTCAATTATTATCGGCTCTAAATGATACTAACGTTGATGCGGCTCAATTGAGTAATCAGCGTCAACTAGAAATTTCCATTTCCGCTGTTGCTGATGAGCTTGATCCCAGTCTACCCTTGAATCTATGCCTGATTCTTGATAAAAGCGGTTCTATGGACGGTGAACCCATCAACACGGTGATTCAGGCGGTAGAACAATTAATAGATCAACTCAAACCAGGCGATGGCGTAACACCCACCTCCGGTGATCGGATCTCAATTGTCGCTTTTGCTGGTATTGCTGAGGTCATTATCCCCAATCAAGTTGTTAAAGACGCAGCCAGTATTAAAGCCCAGCTACACAAAAAGCTTAAAGCTGGCGGTGGGACTATCATTGCTGAGGGTTTATCTTTGGGAATTACAGAATTACTCAAAGGAACTAAAGGTGCTGTTTCCCAAGCATTCTTACTCACAGATGGTCATGGTGATAATGGGTTAAAACTTTGGAAGTGGGAAATTGGGCCTAATGACAGTAAACGCTGCCTAGAACTGGCACAAAAAGCCACTAGAGTTAATCTCACTCTTAACACCTTTGGTTTTGGTGATGACTGGAACGAAGACTTGTTGGAAAAAATTGCTGATGCTGGTGGTGGTACTCTGGCTTATATTGAACATCCCCAACAAGCTGTAGATCAATTTAGCCGCTTGTTTAAGCGTATTCAGTCTGTAGGTTTAACCAATGCTTACCTGTTACTTTCTCTAGTTCCTGGTGTGCGGTTAGCAGAACTTAAACCCATCGCTCAAGTTGCACCAGAAACCATCGAGTTAAGCGTAGAAACTGAAACCAATGGTAGCTACGTTTTTCGTTTGGGTGACTTAATGAAAGACGTGAAGCGGGTAGTTTTGGCGAATGTTTATTTGGGACAGTTACCAGAAGGTGAACAGGTAATTGGACACATTCAAATTCGCTACGATGATCCAGCAATTAGCCAAGAGGGTTTACTGTCTCCCCTGATGCCGATCTATGCAAATATCACTAAGACTTACGAACCTGCTTTAAACCCCCAGGTTTTGCAGTCTATTTTGGTATTAGCTAAATATCGTCAAACCCAAGTAGCAGAGGCAAAATTAGAATTAGGCGATCGCACAGGTGCGGTAACAATGTTGCAAACAGCAGCAAAAACCGCTTTGCAAATTGGTGATACTAAAGCCGCTACAGTATTGCAAACTTCCGCTACTCGTCTACAAGCCGGTCAAGAACTTTCCGAAGCAGATCGGAAGAAAACGCGAATGGCATCAAAGACCATTTTGAAGGAGTAA
- a CDS encoding VOC family protein, which yields MKISNIHHIAIICSNYEKSKHFYVDILGFKIIHETYRKARNSYKLDLQVGNTQIELFSFPNPPQRVSNPEACGLRHLAFAVENIEESVKYLNSKNIEVENIRVDEITGKKFTFFQDPDHLPLEIYEI from the coding sequence ATGAAAATATCAAATATTCATCATATTGCTATAATCTGTTCAAATTACGAAAAATCAAAACATTTTTATGTTGATATTCTTGGTTTTAAAATAATTCATGAAACCTACCGCAAAGCCAGAAATTCCTATAAATTAGATTTACAAGTAGGTAACACCCAAATTGAACTGTTCTCCTTTCCCAACCCTCCCCAACGAGTTAGTAACCCTGAAGCTTGTGGTTTAAGACATCTTGCTTTTGCAGTTGAAAATATAGAAGAAAGTGTCAAATATTTAAACTCTAAAAATATCGAAGTTGAAAATATCAGAGTTGATGAAATTACAGGTAAGAAATTCACATTTTTTCAAGATCCAGATCACTTACCCTTAGAAATTTATGAGATTTAA
- the miaE gene encoding tRNA isopentenyl-2-thiomethyl-A-37 hydroxylase MiaE — protein MLSSPLPTINALKKPTSDAWVEQAIANLDIILLDHSHCEKKAAGVALNFMFRYPSNTKMVRELTAIAREELEHLDLVNQWLEKRNIPLKPLPPPPYGAGLKAQVRKKEPEQFLDNLLITGLIEARSHERLGLLAANCPEPELAKFYRGLMASEARHFGIYWVLADTYFDREVVMNRLDELAIVESEILATLHPEPRIHS, from the coding sequence GTGCTAAGTTCACCTTTACCAACAATTAATGCCTTAAAAAAACCTACCAGTGATGCTTGGGTAGAACAGGCGATCGCTAATTTAGATATTATCTTACTTGACCATTCCCACTGTGAAAAAAAAGCCGCAGGAGTAGCATTAAACTTTATGTTTCGTTATCCTTCCAATACAAAAATGGTGAGAGAATTAACAGCGATCGCACGGGAAGAACTAGAACATCTTGACCTCGTTAACCAATGGTTAGAAAAGCGCAATATTCCCCTTAAACCCCTACCACCACCACCCTATGGAGCGGGTTTAAAAGCACAAGTCAGAAAAAAAGAACCAGAACAATTTTTAGATAACTTATTAATTACTGGTTTAATAGAAGCACGCAGCCATGAACGTTTAGGACTATTAGCCGCCAACTGTCCCGAACCAGAATTAGCTAAATTTTATCGTGGTTTAATGGCATCAGAAGCTCGTCATTTTGGCATATATTGGGTGTTAGCAGATACCTATTTTGATAGAGAAGTTGTTATGAACAGACTTGATGAATTAGCAATAGTAGAAAGTGAAATTTTAGCAACTTTGCACCCTGAACCACGAATTCATAGTTAG
- a CDS encoding SDR family oxidoreductase — MNSAKKIAVVTGANHGLGFETSRQLAKQGYHVIIASRDEEKGQKAAQTLQNEGLSIIFYPLNVTNDESCQKLAAFIENEFGKLAVLINNADIMIDDRDGGNSIFDVQIETLKETMETNVYGVLRVTKALVPLMKKRKYGRIVNISSGMGQLIHMEIGHPGYRISKTALNAVTRILSNELQINNILVNSVCPGWVKTDIGVSPAPHIMEKGVDTIIWLATLPDGSATGNFFRDHQPIAW; from the coding sequence ATGAATAGCGCCAAAAAAATAGCCGTCGTTACTGGTGCAAATCATGGTTTAGGATTTGAAACCTCTCGACAATTGGCAAAACAAGGATATCACGTAATTATTGCCAGTAGAGATGAAGAAAAAGGTCAAAAAGCAGCACAAACATTACAAAATGAAGGATTAAGTATTATATTTTATCCTTTAAATGTTACCAATGATGAAAGTTGTCAAAAATTAGCAGCGTTTATTGAAAATGAATTTGGCAAATTAGCTGTTTTAATTAATAATGCAGATATCATGATAGATGATAGGGATGGAGGTAATAGTATTTTCGATGTGCAAATAGAAACATTAAAAGAAACAATGGAAACTAATGTTTATGGTGTTCTGCGAGTTACTAAAGCCTTAGTTCCCTTGATGAAAAAACGAAAATATGGACGTATTGTGAATATTTCTTCTGGGATGGGACAGTTAATTCATATGGAAATTGGTCATCCTGGATATCGTATTTCTAAAACTGCGTTAAATGCTGTGACTAGAATTTTGTCCAACGAATTACAAATCAATAATATTTTAGTTAATTCCGTTTGTCCTGGATGGGTTAAAACTGATATAGGAGTTTCTCCAGCACCTCACATTATGGAAAAAGGAGTTGATACTATCATTTGGTTAGCAACTCTCCCTGATGGTAGTGCTACAGGTAACTTTTTTAGAGATCATCAACCCATAGCTTGGTAG